The following are from one region of the Littorina saxatilis isolate snail1 linkage group LG2, US_GU_Lsax_2.0, whole genome shotgun sequence genome:
- the LOC138952239 gene encoding uncharacterized protein, producing MATPAQNLPLCSSEAQKSRDSGSGCVSEAAAAAVPGGGKRESDAFLVQLMDKLREAAEASAVNVAAQKTFPTAPLRPTTRDGAGTKTPREGASRANGRTQMSTPREATSRPTTQGGSRLLFTTTEESEEERRHQDSAIDGKHTRLKSRAGTETREGRRLFPIRSLAGLSEEERSRRATECSFCQGTFTEPKVFCCTRLCKKCLQSHIDISALENEAASCLVCRAQVNVPDRTQPRESWADQFRTDLFLQRLQEVTLQLNQKHDCYVCHSSKNNKTSATSYCFDCDTYYCDSCNVMHLQLRGLTSHSTATLDSLPPRDIMSRRKVFCQNHKDHYVELFCRDCNALLCKVCVDESHKKCNVIATNQIAADKKRILEGLKEEFDIAIRRAEEEDEMLRDRGSRMQNRVSQRKEEIEAAFKRIENVVAERKRKLIAELADDSLQDGLDNQSKMGQLQALIGALKDNGALAEEMFNCGSDRDFIESADDLVKQCLTLSEVTHNTARFAYDRPMSMARVDKYSVNTFLTLLTALGEDINEQVVAFKTKQIGLRMPEDKENPAIKDIQLMDNNVLLAVDNGNKCLKAIAPREGGGHKYLRLDMKTRPWGLTCMQPNVVAVSGHQCLHIITVSSEQLSLQTTVRTRKDYWSITALSPINVAGACKFPPSVDIMDITGRRLRTIEGEQNGTVIFKQPNFLATMNGNILVTDRQENTLICMDQAGEVKFVYRSTNREEAAHVRGVCTDDQNRAYIVDGSNVFMVSREGKQQCQLLTCLPDPRAISVGKDNNMAVSLDGRGVTFFTLSELKGPYN from the exons ACGTTCCCGACCGCCCCCTTAAGGCCGACAACTCGAGACGGAGCGGGGACCAAGACACCGCGAGAGGGCGCCAGCAGAGCCAACGGGCGAACCCAGATGTCGACGCCACGAGAGGCCACCAGTAGGCCCACCACCCAGGGTGGGTCACGACTGCTCTTCACCACCACTGAGGAGAGCGAGGAGGAGAGGAGGCATCAGGACAGCGCCATAGATG GCAAGCACACGCGCCTCAAGTCGCGGGCCGGCACGGAGACGAGGGAGGGCAGGAGGCTGTTCCCGATCCGCAGCTTGGCCGGTTTGTCGGAAGAAGAGCGCAGTCGCCGCGCAACGGAGTGCTCCTTCTGCCAGGGCACCTTCACCGAGCCCAAGGTCTTCTGCTGCACGAGGCTGTGCAAGAAGTGCCTGCAAAGCCACATCGACATATCCGCCCTGGAGAACGAGGCGGCTAGCTGCCTGGTGTGCCGCGCCCAGGTCAACGTCCCGGACCGCACCCAGCCACGGGAGTCCTGGGCCGACCAGTTCCGCACCGACCTGTTCTTGCAGCGCCTTCAGGAGGTCACCTTGCAGCTGAATCAGAAGCACGACTGCTACGTGTGCCACAGCTCCAAGAACAACAAGACCTCGGCGACCTCGTACTGCTTCGACTGCGACACCTACTACTGCGACTCGTGCAACGTGATGCACCTGCAGCTGAGGGGGTTGACCTCCCACAGCACGGCCACGCTGGACAGCCTGCCGCCACGGGACATCATGTCGCGCCGTAAGGTGTTCTGCCAGAACCACAAGGACCACTACGTCGAGCTCTTCTGCCGCGACTGCAACGCCTTGCTGTGTAAGGTGTGCGTGGACGAGAGCCACAAGAAGTGCAACGTTATTGCCACAAATCAG ATTGCAGCGGACAAGAAACGGATTCTGGAAGGACTGAAGGAAGAGTTTGACATTGCAATCAGGAGGGCGGAGGAGGAAGATGAAATGCTGCGCGATCGGGGATCCAGGATGCAGAACCGCGTCTCGCAGAGAAAGGAGGAGATAGAGGCGGCGTTCAAGCGTATCGAAAATGTT gttGCAGAGAGGAAAAGAAAGCTGATAGCCGAGCTAGCCGACGACAGCCTCCAGGACGGGCTGGACAACCAGAGCAAGATGGGTCAGCTGCAAGCCCTCATCGGGGCCCTCAAGGACAACGGAGCCCTGGCCGAAGAGATGTTCAACTGTGGATCTGACCGTGACTTCATAGAGTCCGCGGATGACCTTGTCAAACAGTGTTTGACCCTCAGTGAG gtgaccCACAACACCGCCCGCTTTGCCTATGACCGGCCCATGAGCATGGCACGAGTGGACAAATACTCGGTCAACACTTTCCTCACGCTGCTGACCGCTCTAGGCGAGGACATCAATGAGCAGGTGGTCGCCTTCAAAACCAAACAG ATCGGTCTACGGATGCCCGAGGACAAGGAGAACCCTGCCATCAAGGACATCCAGCTGATGGACAACAACGTCCTCCTGGCGGTGGACAACGGCAACAAGTGCCTCAAGGCCATCGCGCCCAGGGAGGGCGGTGGACACAAGTACCTGAGACTGGACATGAAGACCCGGCCCTGGGGACTGACTTGTATGCAGCCTAACGTGGTGGCCGTGTCCGGCCATCAGTGCCTCCACATCATCACTGTG AGCTCCGAGCAGCTGTCCCTACAGACCACAGTCCGGACACGCAAGGACTACTGGTCTATCACGGCCCTCAGTCCAATCAACGTGGCCGGTGCCTGCAAGTTCCCGCCCTCCGTCGACATCATGGACATCACGGGCCGACGACTCCGCACCATTGAGGGCGAGCAGAACGGCACCGTCATCTTCAAGCAGCCCAACTTCCTGGCCACCATGAACGGCAACATCCTGGTGACGGACCGCCAGGAGAACACCCTCATCTGCATGGACCAGGCGGGCGAGGTGAAGTTCGTGTACCGCTCCACCAACAGGGAGGAGGCGGCCCACGTCAGGGGGGTCTGCACGGATGATCAGAACCGGGCTTACATCGTGGACGGGTCCAACGTCTTCATGGTGTCCCGGGAGGGCAAGCAGCAGTGCCAGCTGTTGACGTGTCTGCCCGACCCCCGCGCCATCAGCGTGGGCAAGGACAATAACATGGCCGTCTCCTTGGACGGGAGAGGGGTCACCTTCTTCACGCTGTCCGAGCTCAAGGGACCTTACAATTAA